One Paraburkholderia kururiensis DNA window includes the following coding sequences:
- a CDS encoding LysR family transcriptional regulator — translation MTMRNATLRQLKVFETVARHLSFSRAAEELHLTQPAVSTQVRQLEEHAGLPLFEQLGKKIYLTPAGTEMLHYSRAIMQQFHEVDEAMGQLKGVSGGTLNVAVISAGDYFFPRLLAEFMRRYSGVVLNLAVHNREELLQQLATNRTDLAVMVRPPHEMDSINEPFAPHPYVIVAAPNHPLAHKRNIKLSTLANEAFIVRERGSDTWNSMEEGFTGKLSNLKIAMEIKSTETIKQAVIAGMGIAFLSAHTIALELQVGNLVVLDVETFPVMLNWYVVHRRNKRLPPVALAFKRFLMEEGAQLIERITRVTESTVHKG, via the coding sequence ATGACGATGAGAAACGCCACGCTGCGCCAGCTCAAGGTATTCGAGACGGTGGCGCGTCATCTCAGCTTCTCGCGCGCCGCAGAGGAATTGCACCTTACGCAGCCCGCGGTCTCCACGCAGGTAAGGCAGCTGGAGGAACATGCGGGCCTGCCGCTTTTCGAGCAGCTCGGCAAGAAGATCTACCTCACGCCCGCCGGCACCGAAATGCTTCATTACAGCCGCGCCATCATGCAGCAGTTCCACGAAGTGGACGAAGCGATGGGGCAATTGAAGGGCGTCTCGGGCGGTACGCTCAACGTGGCCGTGATCAGCGCCGGCGACTACTTCTTTCCGCGCCTGCTCGCCGAATTCATGCGCCGCTACTCGGGCGTCGTGCTGAACCTTGCGGTGCATAACCGCGAGGAACTGCTGCAACAGCTGGCCACGAACCGCACGGACCTCGCCGTCATGGTGCGGCCGCCGCACGAGATGGACTCCATCAACGAGCCCTTCGCGCCGCATCCGTACGTGATCGTGGCCGCGCCCAACCATCCGCTTGCGCACAAGCGCAACATCAAGCTCAGCACGCTCGCGAACGAGGCGTTCATCGTGAGAGAACGCGGCTCGGACACGTGGAATTCCATGGAAGAAGGTTTCACCGGCAAGCTCTCGAACCTCAAGATCGCCATGGAGATCAAGAGCACGGAAACCATCAAGCAGGCCGTGATTGCGGGCATGGGTATCGCCTTCCTTTCCGCGCACACCATTGCGCTCGAATTGCAGGTGGGCAATCTCGTCGTGCTCGACGTGGAGACCTTTCCCGTCATGCTGAACTGGTACGTCGTGCATCGCCGCAACAAGCGGCTGCCGCCTGTCGCGCTGGCGTTCAAGCGCTTTCTCATGGAGGAAGGCGCGCAGCTGATCGAACGGATTACGCGCGTGACCGAATCGACGGTCCATAAAGGTTAA
- the oxlT gene encoding oxalate/formate MFS antiporter yields the protein MEDINQPAVRPFWQNRWCQLVIGMMCMALVANLQYAWTLFVAPMNARHHWGQASIQLAFSIFILTETWLVPVEGWLVDRFGPRPVVAGGAVCAGLAWVLNSYATTLPMLYVAAVIAGVGAGGVYGTCVGNALKWFPDRRGLAAGLTAAGFGAGAAVTVIPIANMITRSGYEHTFLFFGLLQGIAIFVLALLLRKPQLRAVSSQKKRFAVSRMDFTPGQMIKTPVFWVIYVCFVAVAAGGLMATAQIGPIAKDWGLARIPMTVFGATLPLLTLTLSIDNICNGFTRPLCGFISDKIGRENTMFLIFIGEGLSLLGMMQFGTNPYAFMVFAALIFLFWGEIFSIFPAICADTFGSKYAAANAGTLYTAKGTASLLVPIASVLSATGGWSAVFVVSAVITIAAGVSAKFILQPMRARWIESGEALSGAMRNGNGNGGASRLSHWPEQTGE from the coding sequence ATGGAAGACATCAATCAACCCGCGGTACGCCCGTTTTGGCAAAACCGCTGGTGTCAGCTTGTCATCGGCATGATGTGCATGGCGCTGGTGGCGAACCTCCAATACGCGTGGACCCTCTTCGTCGCGCCGATGAACGCAAGGCACCACTGGGGCCAGGCATCGATTCAACTTGCGTTCTCGATCTTCATCCTGACCGAGACGTGGCTCGTGCCGGTGGAGGGCTGGCTCGTGGACCGTTTCGGTCCGCGTCCGGTCGTGGCAGGCGGTGCAGTATGCGCAGGGCTCGCGTGGGTGCTCAATTCGTATGCCACGACGTTGCCGATGCTCTACGTGGCCGCCGTGATTGCAGGCGTAGGCGCGGGCGGCGTGTACGGCACCTGCGTGGGCAATGCGCTGAAGTGGTTCCCCGACCGCCGCGGGCTTGCCGCAGGCCTCACGGCGGCGGGCTTCGGTGCGGGCGCAGCCGTGACCGTGATCCCGATTGCCAACATGATCACGCGCTCGGGCTACGAGCACACCTTCCTGTTCTTCGGTCTGCTGCAGGGCATCGCGATCTTCGTGCTCGCGTTGTTGCTCAGGAAGCCTCAGCTTCGTGCGGTCTCCTCGCAGAAGAAGCGCTTCGCGGTGTCGCGCATGGACTTCACGCCCGGGCAGATGATCAAGACGCCCGTGTTCTGGGTGATCTACGTGTGCTTCGTCGCGGTGGCAGCGGGCGGGCTGATGGCCACCGCGCAGATCGGTCCCATTGCGAAGGACTGGGGCCTTGCCCGCATACCGATGACGGTGTTCGGGGCCACGTTGCCGCTGCTCACGCTGACGCTTTCCATCGACAACATCTGCAACGGCTTCACGCGTCCGCTATGCGGGTTCATCTCCGACAAGATCGGCCGTGAGAACACCATGTTCCTGATCTTCATCGGCGAAGGGCTCTCACTGCTCGGCATGATGCAGTTCGGCACGAACCCCTACGCGTTCATGGTGTTCGCCGCGCTCATCTTCCTGTTCTGGGGCGAGATCTTCTCGATCTTCCCGGCCATTTGCGCAGACACGTTCGGCAGCAAGTACGCGGCAGCGAATGCGGGCACGCTGTACACGGCCAAGGGCACGGCGTCGCTGCTCGTGCCGATCGCTTCGGTGCTGTCGGCCACGGGCGGGTGGAGCGCGGTGTTCGTGGTCTCGGCGGTCATTACGATTGCAGCGGGCGTGTCGGCGAAATTCATTCTGCAGCCCATGCGGGCGCGCTGGATCGAGTCAGGCGAAGCTTTGTCCGGGGCTATGCGCAACGGCAATGGCAACGGCGGCGCGTCGCGGCTCTCTCACTGGCCCGAACAGACGGGCGAGTAA
- a CDS encoding LysR family transcriptional regulator, protein MNVSLHQLKVFVAVARERSFTRAAREFGLTQSAVSRCIRELEDAIDLRLFDRTTRQVALTSAGAGLEQRIGRLLDEIELALNEGRASCVGHAGVVALASNPVLSSGCLPAGLARCAAAFPALAVRIRDLPQAAIIPAVEQGEVDFALMADAPMAAKGATATTGTIETQPLFTTPLCAVLPADHALAQHDTLAWCDLDSTPLVTLNDDACGHGVIARTLATHAPHAAPVQELGHIAAVLRVVELGLGVGILPMGMHWPAPSAALTVRVLQPEVTLTTLLVRRKNRSLRPNAQAVWQQLVEYACEGLNESTECAASEERSPHATSPDAHDDATALARPSVRTLAPSHGAARPRSFTARIA, encoded by the coding sequence ATGAACGTTTCGCTACATCAGTTGAAGGTATTCGTGGCGGTGGCGCGCGAGCGCAGTTTCACGCGCGCGGCGCGCGAATTCGGCCTTACGCAGTCGGCCGTGAGCCGCTGTATTCGCGAGCTGGAAGATGCCATCGACCTGCGCCTCTTCGATCGCACCACGCGCCAGGTTGCGCTGACCTCGGCGGGCGCGGGGCTCGAACAGCGTATCGGCCGGCTGCTCGATGAGATCGAGCTGGCGCTCAACGAGGGGCGCGCCTCGTGCGTCGGCCATGCCGGCGTGGTGGCGCTGGCCAGCAATCCTGTGTTGTCGTCCGGCTGTCTGCCGGCCGGGCTCGCACGGTGCGCTGCCGCGTTTCCTGCGCTCGCCGTGCGCATCCGCGACTTGCCGCAGGCCGCGATCATTCCGGCCGTGGAGCAGGGCGAAGTGGATTTCGCGCTGATGGCCGATGCACCGATGGCCGCGAAAGGTGCAACCGCGACGACCGGCACCATCGAAACGCAGCCGCTCTTCACGACACCGCTCTGCGCCGTGCTGCCTGCGGACCATGCGCTCGCGCAACACGACACACTCGCGTGGTGCGACCTCGACTCGACGCCGCTCGTCACGCTCAACGACGATGCGTGCGGCCACGGTGTCATCGCACGGACATTGGCGACGCACGCGCCCCATGCGGCACCGGTTCAGGAGCTCGGCCATATCGCGGCCGTGCTGCGGGTGGTGGAACTCGGACTCGGCGTAGGGATTTTGCCGATGGGCATGCATTGGCCCGCGCCCTCCGCTGCATTGACGGTGCGTGTGCTGCAACCCGAAGTGACGCTCACCACCCTGCTGGTACGGCGCAAGAACCGCTCGCTGCGCCCGAATGCTCAGGCGGTATGGCAGCAGCTTGTCGAGTATGCGTGCGAGGGGCTGAACGAATCGACAGAGTGCGCGGCAAGCGAAGAAAGGAGCCCGCACGCCACGTCGCCCGATGCTCACGATGACGCCACCGCTCTCGCTCGCCCTTCGGTTCGCACGCTCGCTCCGTCGCATGGAGCAGCACGGCCGCGGTCCTTCACGGCGCGTATCGCCTGA
- a CDS encoding aldehyde dehydrogenase family protein: MESATHAGLVRHDLLIDGKRIAPSGGDYSVDLNPATEAPIALVAQGTAADVDVAVQAARAALKVWNGMRAAERGRILGRMAELLREHQDEIAALESLDAGKPIAAVMRQDVPAAIDTLAYYAGWCDKINGQVVPVRPDALTYTVREPVGVVGAIVPWNFPLMIGMWKIAPALACGCTLVVKPAEITPLSALRIGELALEAGVPPGVLNIVTGKGKVVGDALVAHPGVDKVTFTGSPSVGRGILQGAAGNFKRVTLELGGKSANVIFADANLDQAVRAAASGIFFNTGQVCSAGSRILAHRDVYDDVVERLAARAKAIRVGDPSGRDTSMGPLVSAAQMKTVLDYVAIGRDEGAALVTGGRRIGERGFYVEPTVFANVEHEMRISQEEIFGPVASVIRFEDEEDAVRIANGTLYSLAAGVWSADIGRVHRMARELRAGTVWINTYGYTDVRLPWGGSGDSGFGREHADVAIENFTEPKAVWLSLAQ, from the coding sequence ATGGAATCAGCCACCCACGCAGGCCTCGTTCGCCATGATTTGCTGATAGACGGCAAGCGCATTGCCCCGAGCGGCGGCGACTATTCCGTCGACCTCAACCCCGCCACCGAAGCGCCCATCGCGCTCGTCGCGCAGGGCACGGCGGCGGATGTCGACGTCGCCGTGCAGGCCGCGCGCGCCGCGCTGAAAGTGTGGAACGGTATGCGTGCCGCCGAACGCGGCCGCATTCTGGGCCGCATGGCCGAGTTGTTGCGCGAGCATCAGGACGAGATCGCGGCACTCGAAAGTCTGGATGCGGGCAAGCCCATTGCCGCCGTGATGCGTCAGGACGTGCCCGCCGCCATCGACACGCTCGCCTACTACGCGGGCTGGTGCGACAAGATCAACGGGCAGGTGGTGCCCGTGCGTCCCGACGCGCTCACCTACACCGTGCGCGAACCGGTAGGCGTGGTGGGCGCGATCGTGCCGTGGAACTTCCCGCTCATGATCGGCATGTGGAAGATCGCGCCGGCGCTGGCGTGCGGCTGCACGCTCGTGGTCAAGCCGGCCGAGATCACGCCGCTTTCGGCGCTGCGTATCGGCGAACTCGCGCTTGAAGCCGGCGTGCCGCCCGGCGTGCTCAACATCGTGACGGGCAAGGGCAAGGTGGTGGGCGACGCGCTCGTCGCGCATCCCGGCGTGGACAAGGTCACGTTCACGGGCTCGCCGTCGGTGGGTCGCGGCATTCTGCAAGGCGCCGCGGGCAACTTCAAACGCGTGACGCTCGAGCTGGGCGGCAAGTCCGCAAACGTGATCTTCGCCGACGCGAACCTCGACCAGGCCGTGCGCGCAGCGGCATCGGGCATCTTCTTCAACACAGGGCAGGTGTGTTCCGCGGGCTCGCGCATCCTCGCGCATCGCGATGTCTACGACGACGTGGTGGAGCGGCTCGCCGCACGCGCGAAAGCCATTCGCGTGGGCGATCCGTCAGGACGCGACACGTCCATGGGACCGCTCGTTTCGGCCGCGCAGATGAAGACGGTGCTCGACTACGTCGCCATCGGTCGCGACGAGGGCGCGGCACTCGTCACGGGCGGCAGGCGCATCGGCGAACGCGGCTTCTATGTGGAGCCCACCGTGTTTGCGAACGTCGAGCACGAGATGCGCATTTCGCAGGAAGAGATCTTCGGCCCGGTCGCGAGCGTGATCCGTTTCGAAGACGAAGAGGACGCGGTGCGCATCGCAAACGGCACGCTCTACAGCCTTGCGGCGGGCGTGTGGAGCGCGGACATCGGACGCGTGCATCGCATGGCGCGCGAACTGCGTGCGGGTACGGTGTGGATCAATACCTACGGCTATACCGATGTGCGTCTGCCCTGGGGCGGCTCGGGCGATTCGGGCTTCGGGCGCGAGCACGCCGACGTGGCGATCGAAAACTTCACGGAGCCGAAGGCGGTGTGGCTCTCGCTCGCGCAGTAG
- a CDS encoding 2-dehydropantoate 2-reductase has protein sequence MKICIFGAGAIGALMGVELARAGADVSFVARGPHLAAMQANGARLLIDGEEHVAKVRCTSDARELGVQDYVIITLKAHSVAGVIDSMQPLLGSHTAIVTGTNGIPYWYFYQHGGKFAGTRLESVDPDGAQWTRLTPERAIGCVLYPAAEIVEPGVVKHVYGKKFPIGEPSGERTPRIQQLHEIMQAAGFDAPIRDNIRDEIWLKLWGNLCFNPISVLTHATLDIITSDPATRALSRTMMLEAKGIAEQFGVHFRVDVERRIDGAGAVGAHKTSTLVDLEHGRPLEIDPLLTVVQEMGRLVGEPTPTIDIVLALVKQRERMALQGA, from the coding sequence ATGAAGATCTGTATCTTCGGGGCGGGGGCTATCGGTGCTCTCATGGGCGTGGAGTTGGCACGCGCGGGCGCGGACGTGAGCTTCGTGGCGCGCGGCCCGCACCTCGCCGCCATGCAGGCGAACGGCGCGCGGCTTCTGATAGACGGCGAAGAACACGTTGCCAAAGTGCGTTGCACGTCGGACGCGCGCGAACTCGGCGTGCAGGACTACGTGATCATCACGCTCAAGGCCCATTCGGTGGCCGGCGTGATCGATTCGATGCAGCCGCTCCTCGGCAGCCACACCGCCATCGTCACGGGCACCAACGGCATTCCTTATTGGTACTTCTATCAGCACGGCGGCAAGTTTGCGGGCACGCGGCTGGAAAGCGTCGACCCGGACGGCGCGCAGTGGACGCGCCTCACGCCCGAACGCGCCATCGGCTGCGTGCTGTATCCCGCGGCGGAAATCGTGGAGCCCGGCGTCGTCAAACATGTGTACGGCAAGAAGTTTCCCATCGGCGAGCCGAGCGGAGAGCGCACGCCGCGCATTCAGCAGCTGCACGAGATCATGCAGGCAGCCGGGTTCGATGCGCCGATACGCGACAACATCCGCGATGAAATCTGGCTGAAGCTCTGGGGCAATCTCTGCTTCAATCCCATCAGCGTGCTCACGCATGCCACGCTCGACATCATTACGAGCGACCCGGCCACGCGCGCACTGTCCCGCACGATGATGCTGGAAGCGAAGGGCATTGCCGAGCAGTTCGGCGTGCACTTTCGCGTGGACGTGGAGCGGCGCATCGATGGCGCGGGCGCCGTGGGCGCGCACAAGACCTCGACGCTCGTCGATCTGGAACACGGCCGGCCGCTGGAGATCGATCCGCTTCTGACCGTCGTGCAGGAGATGGGGCGACTGGTGGGGGAACCGACCCCTACCATCGACATCGTGCTCGCGCTCGTGAAGCAGCGCGAACGGATGGCGTTGCAGGGCGCCTGA
- a CDS encoding LysE family translocator encodes MSLSAWLFFLPACFALNMAPGPNNLLSINAAARHGFLKAVVAGAGRLVAFATMIVLTATGLAVVLQASELVFLAIKLAGAAYLIWLAIQLWRSDAGPLASMADDGGSLARMARRECFVAAGNPKAILVFTAFLPQFVDIAKPMLPQFTVLGASFLVLECIAIALYSAAGVYLARWLARASVRRWFNRCCGAFLGAIGVSFLFARRA; translated from the coding sequence ATGTCCCTCTCCGCCTGGCTCTTCTTCCTGCCCGCATGCTTCGCCCTCAACATGGCGCCGGGCCCGAACAATCTGCTCTCCATCAACGCCGCCGCGCGCCACGGTTTCCTGAAAGCCGTCGTCGCGGGCGCGGGCAGGCTCGTCGCCTTCGCCACGATGATCGTGCTCACCGCAACGGGCCTCGCGGTCGTGCTGCAGGCGTCCGAACTCGTCTTCCTCGCGATCAAGCTGGCGGGCGCTGCGTATCTCATCTGGCTCGCCATTCAACTCTGGCGCAGCGATGCGGGCCCGCTCGCTTCCATGGCCGACGACGGCGGCTCGCTCGCGCGCATGGCGCGGCGCGAATGTTTCGTGGCGGCGGGCAATCCCAAAGCGATCCTCGTTTTCACGGCGTTTCTGCCGCAATTCGTCGATATTGCGAAGCCCATGCTGCCGCAGTTCACCGTGCTCGGCGCGAGCTTTCTCGTGCTCGAATGCATTGCGATCGCGCTCTACTCCGCGGCCGGCGTCTACCTCGCACGCTGGCTTGCGCGCGCGTCGGTGCGCCGCTGGTTCAACCGTTGCTGCGGTGCGTTCCTCGGCGCCATCGGCGTGAGCTTCCTGTTCGCGCGTCGCGCCTGA
- a CDS encoding DUF2252 domain-containing protein, with translation MKGSTIEHRHAKGRAAREHMKRSAHRQIGDLSRDPLGPLREQSARHAPRLAALHHARMASSPLAFFLGSAALHAHDLSRVPYTGMLVPISGNAHLLNFGGFVTAERELAFELDAFDEAAMGPWEWDVKRLVVSLVLAARQRKLSSRAAEDLVMSAVAQYRDRMRQYAQYGAIDLWHENITFDRMIESALTPEARRVIRRSLEKGAVGTLGSALHTLVDRTPHGFAWRNFPPTLFRAEHAAPLFAADEGAFEEGGDWRSVIEPMWQQYRETLAYDRRALLDQFTLQDLTFQLEIENGASRDFVLLCTDHHDKPLFLQAREAHPSAIARYVGDGSPRTLTARHHGERVAMAQRLLQATRDVFAGWTSSTAQRPFHVRELREKKLAANVDLFDSMLLESYARLCGWALARTHAKASGEAIEIAAYMGRSDQFPQSLAAYARTYADQAERDYDVFLAACRSGKLETRSDNDIAADTFRAPPS, from the coding sequence ATGAAAGGCAGCACCATCGAGCACCGGCACGCGAAGGGCCGCGCGGCGCGCGAACACATGAAGCGTTCCGCGCATCGGCAGATCGGCGATTTGAGTCGCGACCCGCTCGGGCCGCTGCGCGAGCAGAGCGCCCGTCATGCGCCACGACTCGCGGCGCTGCATCACGCGCGCATGGCGTCGTCGCCGCTCGCATTTTTTCTCGGCAGCGCGGCGCTGCATGCGCATGACCTGAGCCGCGTGCCCTACACCGGCATGCTCGTGCCTATTAGCGGCAATGCGCATCTGCTCAACTTCGGCGGCTTCGTTACCGCGGAGCGGGAACTCGCGTTCGAACTGGATGCATTCGACGAAGCGGCGATGGGTCCGTGGGAATGGGACGTGAAGCGGCTCGTCGTGAGTCTTGTGCTCGCGGCACGTCAAAGGAAGCTCTCGAGTCGCGCCGCGGAAGACCTCGTGATGTCCGCCGTGGCGCAGTATCGCGACCGCATGCGTCAGTACGCGCAATACGGCGCCATCGATCTGTGGCACGAGAACATCACGTTCGACCGCATGATCGAAAGCGCGCTGACGCCGGAGGCGCGTCGCGTCATTCGGCGCAGTCTGGAAAAGGGCGCGGTGGGCACGCTCGGCAGTGCGCTCCACACGCTCGTCGACCGCACGCCGCACGGCTTCGCGTGGCGCAACTTTCCACCCACGTTGTTTCGCGCGGAACACGCCGCGCCGCTGTTCGCAGCGGACGAGGGCGCGTTCGAAGAGGGCGGCGACTGGCGCAGCGTAATCGAGCCCATGTGGCAGCAATATCGCGAGACGCTGGCATACGACCGCCGCGCTTTGCTCGACCAATTCACGCTACAGGACCTCACTTTTCAGCTTGAAATCGAGAACGGCGCGAGTCGCGATTTCGTGCTGCTGTGCACGGACCATCACGACAAGCCGCTCTTTCTCCAGGCGAGAGAGGCGCATCCCTCTGCCATTGCACGATACGTAGGTGACGGCTCGCCACGTACGCTGACCGCGCGCCATCATGGCGAGCGCGTAGCGATGGCGCAGCGTTTGCTGCAGGCTACACGAGACGTCTTCGCCGGCTGGACCAGCAGCACCGCACAGCGTCCTTTCCATGTTCGCGAATTGCGCGAAAAAAAGCTTGCCGCGAACGTCGATCTGTTCGACAGCATGCTGCTGGAAAGCTACGCGCGGCTCTGTGGCTGGGCGCTCGCACGCACTCATGCGAAGGCGAGCGGCGAGGCCATCGAGATCGCGGCCTACATGGGACGCAGCGATCAATTCCCGCAGTCGCTCGCAGCGTATGCACGCACCTATGCAGACCAGGCGGAGCGCGACTACGATGTGTTCCTCGCGGCCTGCCGAAGCGGCAAGCTCGAAACGCGAAGCGACAACGACATTGCCGCAGACACTTTCCGCGCGCCGCCCTCGTAA
- a CDS encoding SDR family oxidoreductase, translating into MGTEVHRHEGRAADPRTGKVALVTGAGSGIGRAVAKRLLEHGYRVVLAGRRAALLDSLVTEARQLGQEALAVPCDVADAASVTHLFDTVRARYRRLDVLFNNAGRNGPPVEIDELDVDVWRAVVDTNLTGVFLCTRAAFALMKAQSPRGGRIINNGSISAHAPRPNSIAYTATKHAITGLTKSVSLDGRKYDIACGQIDIGNAATDMAERMARGVPQANGEIAVEPLMDVAHVADAVLHMAELPLAANVQFMTLMATKMPFVGRG; encoded by the coding sequence ATGGGAACAGAGGTTCATCGTCATGAAGGCCGCGCAGCCGATCCGCGCACGGGCAAGGTCGCGCTCGTGACGGGCGCGGGCAGCGGCATCGGGCGCGCCGTCGCGAAGCGGCTGCTCGAACACGGTTATCGCGTCGTGCTCGCGGGGCGTCGCGCCGCGCTGCTCGATTCGCTCGTTACCGAAGCGCGGCAACTCGGCCAGGAAGCGTTGGCCGTGCCTTGCGACGTTGCGGATGCCGCGAGCGTCACGCATCTCTTCGATACCGTTCGCGCCCGCTACAGGCGGCTCGACGTGCTGTTCAACAACGCGGGACGCAACGGGCCGCCTGTGGAGATCGACGAACTCGATGTCGATGTCTGGCGCGCCGTGGTGGATACCAATCTCACCGGCGTGTTCCTCTGCACGCGTGCGGCCTTTGCGTTGATGAAGGCGCAGTCGCCGCGCGGCGGCCGCATCATCAACAACGGCTCTATTTCGGCGCATGCGCCGCGCCCCAACAGCATCGCGTACACGGCGACCAAGCACGCGATCACGGGACTCACGAAGTCGGTATCGCTCGACGGACGCAAGTACGACATTGCCTGCGGGCAGATCGACATCGGCAACGCGGCAACGGACATGGCCGAGCGCATGGCGCGCGGCGTGCCGCAGGCCAATGGCGAAATTGCCGTGGAACCGCTGATGGACGTGGCGCACGTGGCCGACGCAGTGCTGCACATGGCGGAGTTGCCGCTCGCTGCGAACGTGCAGTTCATGACCCTCATGGCGACGAAGATGCCGTTCGTGGGCCGCGGTTGA
- a CDS encoding oxidoreductase-like domain-containing protein — translation MRPAEDDCCRSGCSPCVFDLYDEACERYRAALAAWEARHAPHAGQTAQAMQNTRRVKPRP, via the coding sequence ATGCGCCCCGCCGAAGACGATTGTTGTCGCAGCGGCTGCTCGCCCTGTGTCTTCGATCTCTACGACGAAGCGTGCGAGCGCTACCGCGCCGCGCTCGCAGCATGGGAGGCACGGCACGCGCCGCACGCAGGGCAGACGGCGCAGGCAATGCAGAACACCCGGCGCGTAAAGCCTCGCCCATGA
- a CDS encoding NAD-dependent protein deacetylase, producing the protein MTDLLSPAIDPTALAALHVFVHRHPRLFVLTGAGISTDSGIPGYRDENGEWKRSPPITLQAFVGSHEARQRYWARSMVGWPVVAHAQPNEAHRALARIEAAQHVAALVTQNVDGLHQRAGSANVIELHGSIGGVTCMACGTAYSRASLQQTLERDNPAFAGANAEPAADGDAHIEWADLAAFRVPVCEVCGGMLKPAVVFFGENVPRTRVEAASAALDAAGAVLVVGSSLMVYSGFRFCVWAERAGKPIAAINLGKTRADPMLALKVEAPCGETLAALAEQLAAAAG; encoded by the coding sequence ATGACCGACCTCCTGTCCCCCGCCATCGACCCCACCGCGCTTGCGGCGCTGCATGTTTTCGTGCACCGGCATCCGCGGCTTTTCGTGCTGACCGGCGCGGGCATCAGCACCGACTCCGGCATTCCAGGCTATCGCGACGAAAACGGCGAATGGAAACGTTCGCCGCCCATCACGTTGCAGGCGTTCGTCGGCTCGCACGAGGCGCGGCAGCGCTACTGGGCGCGCAGCATGGTGGGCTGGCCCGTGGTCGCGCACGCGCAGCCGAACGAGGCGCATCGCGCGCTCGCGCGCATCGAAGCGGCGCAGCACGTGGCCGCGCTCGTGACGCAAAACGTCGATGGACTGCATCAGCGCGCGGGCAGCGCGAACGTGATCGAGCTGCACGGCAGCATCGGCGGCGTGACGTGCATGGCGTGCGGCACCGCGTATTCGCGCGCGTCGCTTCAGCAGACCCTGGAGCGCGACAACCCGGCGTTTGCCGGTGCGAATGCGGAACCGGCCGCGGACGGCGACGCGCACATCGAATGGGCCGATCTCGCCGCGTTTCGCGTGCCCGTATGCGAGGTCTGCGGCGGCATGCTGAAACCCGCTGTCGTGTTCTTTGGCGAGAACGTGCCGCGCACGCGCGTCGAAGCGGCAAGCGCCGCGCTCGATGCGGCGGGCGCCGTGCTCGTCGTGGGTTCGTCGCTCATGGTGTATTCGGGCTTTCGCTTTTGCGTGTGGGCCGAGCGTGCCGGCAAGCCGATCGCGGCCATTAATCTCGGCAAAACGCGTGCGGACCCGATGCTCGCGCTGAAGGTGGAAGCGCCATGCGGCGAGACGCTGGCCGCGCTCGCGGAGCAACTCGCCGCCGCCGCTGGATAG
- a CDS encoding pyridoxamine 5'-phosphate oxidase family protein produces the protein MLTTIEELEALYGQPQERSVRKEIRYVNETYRQFIERSPFVVLATAGPEGLDCSPRGDAPGFVRIVDERTLAMPDRIGNNRVDSLRNILAQPHVGLLFIVPGVGETLRVNGRARISVDEALLESFAVEGKRPRTVVMIDVDAVYFHCSKALVRSKLWDPARYVERSLLPSAGEMLRSISEDFDAVAYDRELPERLKKGLY, from the coding sequence ATGCTCACCACAATCGAAGAACTGGAAGCGCTCTACGGCCAGCCGCAGGAGCGGTCCGTGCGCAAGGAAATCCGCTACGTCAACGAAACCTACCGGCAGTTCATCGAGCGCTCGCCTTTCGTCGTGCTTGCGACGGCGGGCCCCGAAGGGCTCGACTGCTCGCCGCGCGGCGACGCGCCGGGGTTCGTGCGCATCGTCGACGAACGCACGCTGGCCATGCCGGACCGCATCGGCAATAACCGCGTGGACAGTCTGCGCAACATCCTCGCGCAGCCGCACGTGGGGCTGCTCTTCATCGTGCCGGGCGTAGGCGAGACGCTGCGTGTGAACGGCCGCGCGCGTATCAGCGTGGACGAGGCGCTGCTCGAGAGCTTCGCCGTGGAAGGCAAGCGGCCGCGTACGGTGGTGATGATCGACGTCGACGCGGTCTACTTTCATTGCTCGAAGGCGCTGGTGCGCTCGAAACTCTGGGACCCGGCGCGGTACGTCGAGCGTTCGCTGCTGCCGAGCGCGGGTGAAATGCTGCGCAGTATCAGCGAAGACTTCGATGCCGTGGCCTACGACCGCGAACTGCCCGAGCGCCTGAAGAAGGGGCTCTACTGA